The window GTCGCCGTCCTGCAGGGACTCGGCGGCCGCGCGCGCCTCGGCGCCCGACAGCTTCGCGAGCACCGGGTGCGTCCGGTTCGCGATCAGCCCGGCCAGCGGCATCGACTCCGCCGACAGCCGCTCCACGAAGTAGGACGCCTCACGCAGCGCGTCCGGCTCCGGCGCGGCCACGACCAGGAACGACGTCCCGGACGAGCGCAGCAGCTCGGCCGTCTTCCGGCCGCGCTCGCGGAAGCCGCCGAACATGCTGTCGAAGGCCTGCATGAACGCCGACGCGTCGGTCAGCAGCTGGCCGCCGATGATCGTCGACACGGCCTTCGCGAACATCGAGAACCCGGCGTTGACGACCTTGCGCAGACCCCAGCCGCCGGCCTTCGCCGGACCCGTCAGCAGCCGGATCATCCGGCCGTCCAAAGCGGACGAGAGCCGGGTCGGCGCGTCCAGGAAGTCCAGAGCGGACCGGCTCGGCGGCGTGTCGACGATGATCAGGTCCCAGTCGCCGGTGGCCGCGAGCTGCCCCAGCTTCTCCATCGCCATGTACTCCTGCGTGCCGGAGAACGAGGTCGAAATGGTCTGGTAGAAGGGGTTCTGCAGCAGCTGTTCGGCGCGTTCCGGGCCGGCGTGCACGCGCACCATGTCGTCGAACGTGCGGCGCATGTCGAGCATCATCGCCCACAGCTCGCCCTTGGGCTCGAATCCTTCGACCTGCACCTGCTTCGGGTGGTTGCCCAGCTCGCGCAGGCCGAGCGCCTGCGCGAGGCGGCGCGCCGGGTCGATGGTCAGCACCACGGTCTGGCGGCCGCGCTCGGCCGCGCGCAGGGCCAGCGCCGCGGCGGTGGTCGTCTTGCCGACGCCGCCGGAGCCGCAGCAGACGATCACGCGGCTCTCCTCGTCGTCGAGCAGCGCGTCGATGTCGATGTCGGTCACAACCGCACCCCCTGCTCGGTCAGCGCTTCGGCCAGGTCGTAGAGGGCCGCGACGTCGACGCCGTCGGTCAGGTCCGGCAGCTCGAGCGTCGGCAGGTCGGCCTCGGCGAGCTGGTCGCGCGCCCGCTGCTCGGCCGCGACCCGCACGGCGTGCTCGACGGTCTCCTCGACCAGCGCGTCCAGCGTGCCTTCCGGCAGCTTCAGCCCGGCCGACGCGAGCCCGGTGCGGACGCGGGAGGCGTCGACGCGGCCGTCCGCGGCCGCGGTGACCGACCGGGCGGGCAGCCGCGGCGGCCGGACCCGGTTGACCAGTACCGCGCCCGGGCGCAGGTCGGCGCCGTCCAGCTCGGCCACGGCCTCGACGGTCTCGCGGACCGGCATCTCCTCCAGCAGCGTGGCCAGGTGGATGGCGGTCTCGCCGGAGTGCAGCAGCCGCACGACGCCGTCGGCCTGGCCGCGGATCGGGCCGGTCTTCGCGAGGTCGGTCAGTGCCTTGGTGACGTCGAGGAACTTGACGACCCGGCCGGTCGGCGGCGAGTCGACGACGACGGCGTCGTAGGTGTGCCGCCCGTCGGACTCGGTGCGGCCGACGCACTCCTTGATCTTCCCGGTGAGCAGGACGTCGCGGAGCCCGGGCGCGAGGGTGGTCGCGAACTCGATCGCGCCCATCCGCCGCAGCGTCCGGCCGGCGAAGCCGAGGTTGTAGAACATCTCGAAGTACTCGAGCAGCGCGGCTTCGACGTCGATGTGCAGCGCGCGCAGCTCGCCCCCGCCGGGAACGGACGCGATGCGCTGCTCGGCGTAGGGCAGCGGCTCGGTGTCGAAGAGCTGGGCGATGCCCTGGCGGCCCTCGACTTCGATGAGCAGCACGCGCCGGCCTTCGCGGGCGAGCGCGAGCCCGAGCGCCGCGGCGAGCGTCGTCTTGCCGGTCCCGCCCTTGCCGGTGACGAAGTGCAGCCGGGCGCGGGCAAGCTCGTCGGTCCAGCCGGCATGGGGAGTGGTCACTTCTTCACCCTAAACCGGCCCTCAGCTGGCCAGCAGCATGACGCTGACCGCAGCCGCGACGGCCGCGACGAGCACCCAGGCGACGAGCCCGGGCAGCACGGTGAGCATCAGCACACCGAGGACGACCAGCAGCGTGAAGGTGATCACGCCGCCGAGGGCGACCTGGCCGGAGCTCTGCGTCCGGTCGCGCACCTTCGCCATCACGACGAGTACCAGAGGCAGCCCGGCCGCCGCGAGCAGCGCCGTCGCGATCACGCGCCACGTTTCCACGAACCCACGCTAGCGGCGTGAGATGAACCACACTCCGGCGCGTCGCGTGCGGTAATCCGGCGGCGGCCCCCGGCGGCCTTGCCCGCTTGGCTACGCTCCCGGTTCATGAGCGCCACCAAGTGGGAGTACGCGACCGTCCCTCTGCTGATCCACGCCACGAAGCAGATCCTCGACCAGTGGGGCGAGGACGGCTGGGAACTGGTCACCGTGCTGCCGAACCCGACGGGCGAGCAGCACGTCGCGTACCTCAAGCGTCCGAAGGGCTGACCGGAGTGAGCTGGAGCGAACGGCTGAAGGAACTCGGCATCGAGCTGCCCGGCGTGGCCGCTCCGCTGGCCGCTTACGTGCCCGCCGTGCAGAGCGGCAAGCACGTCTACACCTCCGGCCAGCTGCCCTTCGTCGACGGCGTGCTCGCCGCGACCGGCAAGGTCGGCGCGGAGATCAGCCCCGAAGAGGCGAAGGGCCACGCCCGCACGTCGGCGCTCAACGCGCTCGCGGCCGTGCACGCGCTGGTCGGCATTGACAACGTCGCGCGGATCGTCAAGGTTGTCGGCTTCGTGGCTTCCGCGGAGGGCTTCACCGGCCAGCCCGCGGTCGTCAACGGCGCGTCCGAGCTCCTCGGCGAGGTCTTCGGCGACGCGGGCATCCACGCCCGGTCGGCCGTCGGCGTCGCGGAGCTGCCCATCGGCTCGCCGGTGGAGGTCGAACTCATCGTGGAGGTGCAGTGATGGATCCGGACATCGAGCAGTCCACCCACGAGCTGCTGCTCCGGCTGGCCGGGCGGCTGCCCGACCAGCTGCTGTGGCGGTTCCGCGACTGGCTCGGCGAGGGCGCCATGGGCACCCTCGCCCGGACCCTGCCGAGGTCTTTGCTTAAGCACAGGATTGACCTCGACCAAACGGAGTACCGCCTGCTCGTGGCCGGGCTCATCCCGCACGGCGCCGACTGGCACCAGGTCAGTTCGACGCTGGGGGTAGACGACGTCTCCGAGAACCGGTACACATTCACGTCGAGTGCGCCCGAATGGGTTAACTCGGTCGACTCCGTGTCCGTTCTGATCCACGCAACGTTGCGGGGTCGCCCGGACGTGGGGGAAGTGCGGCAGAGCTGGCGACACGTCGGTGTGGTCGGGCAGGGCACGGCCAAGCGCGTGCTGCTGATCACCGCGCTGAACGGTCTGCCGAGGTTGACCGGCGAACTGCAGCGGGTGCTGCGCGTTCTGGGCGACGAAGAGCCCAGCGTCGAAGTCATCCCGCCGCGCTTCGACCTGCCGGGGTACCACCGGGCCGCGCTGGCCGACTCAGAGCTGGTCTGCGTGGGCGCGGTGACGGGGAACCGGCTAGTAGCCGCATAACGCTCGCCCGCCAGCGAGCTGGGAGGGAGCAAGGCAATGGTGGAGGTCCACGACGGCCCGCCCATGGACGGGTTCTCGGTGCCCCTGCGCCTGCACAACCTGTTACTGGCCCTGGCGGGCCGGATCGACGACAGCGCGCTCACCGAGGCGCGTGAGCTGATCGCCCGGGCGCACATCGACGAGGCGGTCGAGCTGACCACCGGCACGCTCATCGCGGGCCGCATCCCGGTCAGCTCCGCCGAGCAGCGCGAGCTCGCGCTGGTGCTCGAGATGAGCCGGTCGGACGCGACGCTGGCGAACGACCTGCTGGTCGACGAGGCCGAGCCGGTCAGCACGCACCGGTTCAGCGGCGAGAACTCCCCGGAGTTCGGCATCGCCGAGGCGCTCGACCGGACCCTGCAGGTGCTGCCGGACGTCCGCTCGGTGCACGCGGTGTGGCGCAACACGCCGGCCGGCAGCGTGCCGGGCGCGCTGCCGCAGCGCGTGGTGCTCGTGGAACTGGGCCCGGAGGGCAACCCGCCGGCCGTCGCGTTCCGCGTCGACACGGCGCTGCGCCGGGCCGGGATCCACTCCGTCGTCGAGGTCAGCGGTCCGGGCGTGGCGCACTCCGAGTACCACCAGGCCGCTTCGGCGGCCGCGTCGCCGGCCTGGGTGACCGGGACCACGACGTCGTCCGCGTCGGCGTACCGGCCCGAGCCGGTCAAGGCGCCCGCCGCGGTGACGGCGGAACCGGTCGGGGAGTCCTCGGGCAGCCGGCACAGCATGCGGTCGAGCACCGCCACGACGACCCCGCCGGAGCCCGTCGCCCCGGTGGTGCCGATCGTGTCGCCGCCGCCCGCCCCGGAGCCGCCGCGCCAGTCGCGCGCGGAGCGGTCCTCCGACCGGTCCGAGACGCGGGCGGAGCGCACCGCCGACCTGACCCCGGCCGAGGTGGCGCAGCTGCGGCAGGCACTGGCCGAGGACCCGGAGAAGGGCCGCGAGATCGCCGCGGGCAAGCCGTCGATGCACGAGGTCGTCGAGCTGCCGGCGCTGGACCTGGACGACCCGAGCCTGAGCGAGCGCGACCGGGCGCTGCTGCGTGAGCTGCACGCGGAGCTGGCCGAGCGCGAGCGCGCCGAGGCGGCGAAGATGCGGCTCAACGGCGCTTCCCGCTCCGGCGGCGAGCAGCGCGGCTGGACCGCTCCTTAGTCCTCTTTCGCGAGAAGGCGGTGCCTCCCCCGGGAAGCACCGCCTTTTCACTGTCTGAGACGCCACAACTGCGCGACGGAACGTCGGGGTCCGGAGGTATGTTGCCCGGGTGGAGCAGCCAACGGAGTTTGTCTTCGACATCCCCGTCGGCGCCGGGGTAGCCACCCGCGCCAACGCCGACGGGCCGCCCGCCGTCCCCAAGGACGCGGCCACCGTGATCCTGGTCCGGGACGGCGCCGACGGCGTCGAGATCTTCCTGCAGCACCGGGTCAAGGGCATGCCGTTCGCCGGCGGCATGACGGTCTTCCCGGGCGGCGGGGTCGACCAGCGCGACGCCGACGCGTCGATCGCGTGGGCCGGCCCGGAGCCGTCGTGGTGGGCTTCGCGGTTCGGCTGTGACGAAGCCCTCGCCCGGGCGCTGACCTGCGCGGCGGTGCGCGAAACGTTCGAGGAGTCCGGCGTGCTGCTCGCCGGCAGCGCGGACGCGGTGCTCACCGACGTCGCGCCGTACGCCGCTGCCCGCCAAGCCCTCGAGACGCGGGAGGTCTCGCTCGCCGGGTTCCTCGCCGACGCCGGGCTGACGCTGCGCGCCGACCTGCTGCGGCCGTGGGCGCACTGGATCACGCCCGAGGCGGAGCCGCGCCGGTACGACACCCGGTTCTACGTCGCGAAGCTGCCCGAGGGCCAGGACGCCGACGGCGCGACGTCGGAGGCGTCGAGCTCCGGCTGGCAGCGCCCCGAGGACGCGATCGCCGACGCGCGCGAGGGCCGCCGCATGCTGATGCCGCCCACCTGGCTGACGCTGAGCGAGCTGGCCGAGTTCGCCACCGCGGACGACGTCCTGGCCGCGCAGCGCGAGATCGTCCGGATCGCGCCGACGCTGATCCGCGAGAACGGCCACGTCCGAGTCGTGCTGGAGCAGCGATGACCGCCCCCGCGTACGGCGTGCTGCGCCAGGTCTCCGAGACGGCGTCGGTGCTGCTGGAGAACAACCCGTCGTCGATGACGCTTGAAGGCACCAACAGCTGGGTGCTGCGGGCGACGCCTTCGAGCCCGGCCGTGGTCGTCGATCCGGGCTACCGCGACCTCGAGCACCTCGAACTGCTCGCCGCGGTCGGGCAGGTCGAGCTGGTGGTTCTCACGCACTTCCATCCCGACCACGCCGAGGGCGCGCCCTGGTTCGCCGAGCGCGTCGGCGCGCCGGTGCGGGCCTTCGACCCCGCGCTGTGCATCGACGCTCCGTCCTTTGTGGACAGCGACGTCATCTCGGCGGGCGGCCTTTCTATCCGCGTCTTGCACACGCCCGGGCACACCGACGATTCGGTGTCGCTGGTGCTCGACGGCCAGGTGCTGACCGGCGACACCATCCTCGGCCGCGGCACCACGGTGCTGCACGACCTCGGCGACTACCTGCGCTCGCTGCGGAAGCTGATCGAGCTGCCCGCGGGCACGCTCGGGCTGCCCGGCCACGGTCCAGAGCTCCCCGATCTGCCCGCGACCGCCCGCGAGTACCTTGCCCATCGGGAACAGCGGCTCGACCAGGTGCGTTCGGCTCTGAAGACGCTCGGTGCGGAGGCCACCCCGCGCCAGGTCGTCGAGGTCGTGTACGCCGACGTCGACCGGGCGCTGTGGGCGCCGGCCGAGCTGAGCGTGCAGGCGCAGCTGGACTACTTGCGGTCGGAGGAACAGGGATGAGCAACGTCGAGGTCGAGTTCTACTGGCGGCCGGGGTGCGGGTTCTGCGCCGCGCTGGACCGGCCGATGTCGAGGAGCGGCTTCAACGTCCGGAAGATCAACATCTGGGAGGACCCGTCCGGGGCCGCGCGCGTGCGCGAGGTCGCGAACGGGAACGAGACGGTCCCGACCGTGATCGTCGGGTCGACCGCCATGGTCAACCCCTCCTTCGCCGAGGTCGAGGCCGCGGTCAAGGCCGCGTCGGCAGGCTGATCGTCTCCGGCCGCTTTCCGTGGAGGAAGGCGGCCCACGCTTCGCGCAGCCCTGGTTCCTCTTCGAGGCCCTTCGGGGCGCCTTCGAGCATGGGCGCGTCCCAGACGTCGTGGGTGCCGAAGAGGAACGGGATGTCGATGCAGTGGCAGGCTCCGAACCGGTTGCCCGGGGCCTGCCAGTCGAAGCGGTAGGTGAAGGCGTCGAGTTTCGTGGCCAGCCTGTCGCTGGTGAAGAATCTGTTCGCTTCGTCGACCACTTCTTGCGGCGCGTCGGGAACGAAGGCGCGTAGCTCTTCCCGCGTCCAGCTGATCAGCGCGGGGCCTTCCGGCGCGGCCTCGACGAGGTCCGCCGCGACGAGGTCGTCGTCGGCGACCAGCTGGAACGGCGGTTCCAGTGAGCCGGGCTTCGCGGTCTTGGCCGCGACCCTCAGCTGGGCTTCGAGAAGCCGCTTCGTCGGCGCTGTGCGGAGGTCTTCGCCGAGTTCTTCCTTTAGCAGCAAGGCGTTCTGGTTGGCATCCTCCCATGTGGACGGTCGCATGCCGAGCGGAGCGCTCTGCAGGGCGATCCGCCGGACGAGGCCTTCGGCGCGCGGCGACGACCACAGGGCGAGCGTCGACTGCGCCCCCGCCGACTGCCCGCCAAGGGTGACTTCGGCCGGGTTCCCGCCGAACGCGGCGATGTTGTCGCGGACCCATTCGAGGGCGGCGAGCTGGTCGGCGATCCCGAGGTTGGGCGGTACGCCGTCCAAGGCGAGGAAGCCGAGGGCGCCGAGCCGGTAGTTGAGCGTCACGACGACGGCGTCCGCCTCACGAGCGAGGCGCGCGCCGGTGTACCAGACCTGGCCGCCGGAGCCGCTGGAGAACCCGCCGCCGTGAATCCACACCAGCACCGGACGGCTCCCGGAGGTCGACGGCGTGAAGACGTTGAGCGTCAGGCAGTCCTCGCTCTGCGGCAGGGGCATGGGCCCGAGGGCGTGTTCCAGCCGCGACGCCGGTTGCGGCGCGGCGGGGCCCGCTTCGAGGGCGTCCCGGACACCGGTCCACGGCATCGGCGGTTGCGGCGCTTCGAAGCGTTTCGCTGTGGCGTATGGGATTCCTCGGAAGGTGCCGTCTTTCCCGCGCACCCGGCCGGTGGTGGTTTCGACGATCATCGTGCCTCCTCGAAGTACTCAGCGGCTCACGACGCCGGGTGGTGTCGATGACGGCGTACCGGTTGCTGCGCCGTTTCACGGGCGGCCCGGGGGGCGGGTGGACTGGTCGTTCCAGCGCATTGTCGACCGCGCAAGCTTCTGCGCTGCGGCGGTCTCCTGCCACTCGGAGCCCGCCGACTCAGGTATTTTCGCCGCCATGGCACACGGTGGCCGTGCCGACATGTCGACATTGTCGGCAGCTCTCAGCGAGCCAGCATCGGCATCAGGTAGTACGTCAGCTGCACCTCCCCGGGCTCCTCGGCCCGCAGGATGCACGCCCGCATCCCCGGCTGGATCGACAGCACCACGCGCTCACCCGCGAACGCCTGCAGCGCGTCCAGCAGGTACCTCGCCTGGAACGAGGGCGACGTCCGGCCACCGCTGACGTCCGCCTTCAACGTCTCCTCCGCTTCGCCCGTGTCCTGGCGCGCGCTCGCCAGGCGGACCTGCGCGTCGCCAACCTCCAAGGTCAAAACGCGGCGATCCTCGGCGTACACCCCGACGCGGCGGACCGCTGCCGCCAGGGTGTCCGCGTTCAGGGACACCGTTGTGTCGATCGCGGCTGAGGGGATCGAGTCCTCCGACAGGAAGCCCGCGTCGAGGACCGCCGTGCCGACCAGGCCGCCCTGCCAGCTCAGGGCGAAGCGGCCCGGGCCCGCGTGGAGGCCGACGATGCCCTTCGCCTGGCGGGCCGCCTCGGTCAGCAAGGTCGCCGGGACCAGCACGTCCAGTGCGCCCGGCGTGCGCAGGGGCAGCCGGGCCACCGCCATCCGGTAGCGGTCGGACGCCGTCAGCGTCAGGCGATCCGCTGCCTGCACGCGGACGCCGGTGAACAGCGGCAGTGGGTCGTCCTTCGACGCCGTTCCCGCGACGATCCGCAGCGCCGATGCGAACGCCATTCCGTCCACTTCGGACACTTGCGGTGGATCGGGCACCGGCGGGCCGGCCTCAGCGGACAAGAGGGGGAGCGCGAACCGGGCGTTGTCCAGCCGCAGGGCCAGGCGGCTGCCTTCGACGACCAGGCGCACGAGGTCGGTGTCGAGCATCTTCAACGTCTCGGCGAGCGGTGCACCGGGGACGGTGACCGAGCCGTCGGCGTGGGTGGTCGCCGGGCAGTCGAACCGGACGGCGAGGTCCGGGTCGCTCCCGGCGACCGTCAGTCCGGCCGCGCTCGCCCGCAACCGCAGCCCGGCGCGGGCGGGCAACAGCCGCGAAGCAGCGGAGACGGCCGCCGAGAGGCGGTGAGCAGGCGCGGTGACGTCCATGTCTCGCAAGCTACCGGCGACCACCGACAAAACCGGTCTACCGGCCGGCGCCGACCAGCTCCGAAGCCGCCGCGGCCCGCTGGGGCGACCGGACCGTCCCCCGCAG of the Amycolatopsis sp. NBC_01488 genome contains:
- a CDS encoding ArsA family ATPase, with translation MTDIDIDALLDDEESRVIVCCGSGGVGKTTTAAALALRAAERGRQTVVLTIDPARRLAQALGLRELGNHPKQVQVEGFEPKGELWAMMLDMRRTFDDMVRVHAGPERAEQLLQNPFYQTISTSFSGTQEYMAMEKLGQLAATGDWDLIIVDTPPSRSALDFLDAPTRLSSALDGRMIRLLTGPAKAGGWGLRKVVNAGFSMFAKAVSTIIGGQLLTDASAFMQAFDSMFGGFRERGRKTAELLRSSGTSFLVVAAPEPDALREASYFVERLSAESMPLAGLIANRTHPVLAKLSGAEARAAAESLQDGDTNAPLAEAVLRLHADRVDLAAREERLLARFTRAHPEVALARVPALAGDVHDLEGLRAIGTKLAG
- a CDS encoding ArsA-related P-loop ATPase — its product is MTTPHAGWTDELARARLHFVTGKGGTGKTTLAAALGLALAREGRRVLLIEVEGRQGIAQLFDTEPLPYAEQRIASVPGGGELRALHIDVEAALLEYFEMFYNLGFAGRTLRRMGAIEFATTLAPGLRDVLLTGKIKECVGRTESDGRHTYDAVVVDSPPTGRVVKFLDVTKALTDLAKTGPIRGQADGVVRLLHSGETAIHLATLLEEMPVRETVEAVAELDGADLRPGAVLVNRVRPPRLPARSVTAAADGRVDASRVRTGLASAGLKLPEGTLDALVEETVEHAVRVAAEQRARDQLAEADLPTLELPDLTDGVDVAALYDLAEALTEQGVRL
- a CDS encoding DUF4177 domain-containing protein, producing MSATKWEYATVPLLIHATKQILDQWGEDGWELVTVLPNPTGEQHVAYLKRPKG
- a CDS encoding RidA family protein produces the protein MSWSERLKELGIELPGVAAPLAAYVPAVQSGKHVYTSGQLPFVDGVLAATGKVGAEISPEEAKGHARTSALNALAAVHALVGIDNVARIVKVVGFVASAEGFTGQPAVVNGASELLGEVFGDAGIHARSAVGVAELPIGSPVEVELIVEVQ
- a CDS encoding NUDIX hydrolase, which produces MEQPTEFVFDIPVGAGVATRANADGPPAVPKDAATVILVRDGADGVEIFLQHRVKGMPFAGGMTVFPGGGVDQRDADASIAWAGPEPSWWASRFGCDEALARALTCAAVRETFEESGVLLAGSADAVLTDVAPYAAARQALETREVSLAGFLADAGLTLRADLLRPWAHWITPEAEPRRYDTRFYVAKLPEGQDADGATSEASSSGWQRPEDAIADAREGRRMLMPPTWLTLSELAEFATADDVLAAQREIVRIAPTLIRENGHVRVVLEQR
- a CDS encoding MBL fold metallo-hydrolase, with product MTAPAYGVLRQVSETASVLLENNPSSMTLEGTNSWVLRATPSSPAVVVDPGYRDLEHLELLAAVGQVELVVLTHFHPDHAEGAPWFAERVGAPVRAFDPALCIDAPSFVDSDVISAGGLSIRVLHTPGHTDDSVSLVLDGQVLTGDTILGRGTTVLHDLGDYLRSLRKLIELPAGTLGLPGHGPELPDLPATAREYLAHREQRLDQVRSALKTLGAEATPRQVVEVVYADVDRALWAPAELSVQAQLDYLRSEEQG
- a CDS encoding glutaredoxin domain-containing protein; this translates as MSNVEVEFYWRPGCGFCAALDRPMSRSGFNVRKINIWEDPSGAARVREVANGNETVPTVIVGSTAMVNPSFAEVEAAVKAASAG
- a CDS encoding carboxylesterase family protein, with protein sequence MIVETTTGRVRGKDGTFRGIPYATAKRFEAPQPPMPWTGVRDALEAGPAAPQPASRLEHALGPMPLPQSEDCLTLNVFTPSTSGSRPVLVWIHGGGFSSGSGGQVWYTGARLAREADAVVVTLNYRLGALGFLALDGVPPNLGIADQLAALEWVRDNIAAFGGNPAEVTLGGQSAGAQSTLALWSSPRAEGLVRRIALQSAPLGMRPSTWEDANQNALLLKEELGEDLRTAPTKRLLEAQLRVAAKTAKPGSLEPPFQLVADDDLVAADLVEAAPEGPALISWTREELRAFVPDAPQEVVDEANRFFTSDRLATKLDAFTYRFDWQAPGNRFGACHCIDIPFLFGTHDVWDAPMLEGAPKGLEEEPGLREAWAAFLHGKRPETISLPTRP
- a CDS encoding DNA polymerase III subunit beta; protein product: MDVTAPAHRLSAAVSAASRLLPARAGLRLRASAAGLTVAGSDPDLAVRFDCPATTHADGSVTVPGAPLAETLKMLDTDLVRLVVEGSRLALRLDNARFALPLLSAEAGPPVPDPPQVSEVDGMAFASALRIVAGTASKDDPLPLFTGVRVQAADRLTLTASDRYRMAVARLPLRTPGALDVLVPATLLTEAARQAKGIVGLHAGPGRFALSWQGGLVGTAVLDAGFLSEDSIPSAAIDTTVSLNADTLAAAVRRVGVYAEDRRVLTLEVGDAQVRLASARQDTGEAEETLKADVSGGRTSPSFQARYLLDALQAFAGERVVLSIQPGMRACILRAEEPGEVQLTYYLMPMLAR